Proteins encoded within one genomic window of Spirochaetota bacterium:
- a CDS encoding NAD(P)H-dependent oxidoreductase, with the protein MRLLICNGSPRGKGGNTALLLKHFTDGFAAYPENTFEVAYLQRVKEYASIAEKARAAGAVIIAFPLYADSMPAIVKDFIETLGSEQPKGRASKKQKEFPPIGFIVQSGFPEAIHSRYVERYLEKLARRLNGRYIGTIIKGGVEGIQEKPDFLNKRLFMAFRSLGRHFGVTKEFHPIIMKKLAGMERFSPVGRFFIRLLLHTGLADSGWIKPLKQNGAYERRFDKPYQS; encoded by the coding sequence ATGCGATTGCTGATCTGTAACGGGTCACCCCGCGGCAAGGGGGGAAACACGGCCCTGCTGCTGAAGCATTTCACCGACGGCTTCGCGGCCTACCCGGAGAATACCTTCGAGGTGGCCTATCTCCAGCGGGTCAAGGAGTATGCCTCCATCGCGGAAAAAGCCCGCGCTGCCGGCGCGGTCATCATCGCCTTTCCGCTTTACGCCGATTCCATGCCGGCCATAGTCAAGGACTTCATCGAAACCCTGGGGTCTGAGCAGCCCAAAGGCCGCGCGTCAAAGAAACAAAAGGAATTCCCGCCCATAGGGTTCATCGTGCAGTCCGGCTTTCCCGAAGCGATCCATTCGCGCTACGTGGAGCGCTACCTGGAAAAGCTGGCCCGGCGGCTGAACGGACGCTACATCGGAACGATCATCAAGGGCGGCGTCGAGGGCATACAGGAAAAGCCGGATTTTCTCAATAAGAGGCTATTCATGGCCTTTCGCAGCCTGGGCCGCCATTTCGGCGTCACCAAGGAGTTCCATCCAATAATAATGAAAAAGCTCGCCGGGATGGAGAGATTCTCCCCTGTCGGCAGATTCTTCATCAGGCTCCTGCTGCACACCGGCCTTGCTGACAGCGGTTGGATCAAGCCCCTGAAGCAGAACGGCGCCTATGAGCGCCGCTTCGACAAACCCTATCAGTCCTGA
- a CDS encoding flavodoxin family protein — MNIVILNGNPDPKRKDLDRYIASLGSGLTARGHSFQAYLLRELDIRYCIGCWTCWVTTPGLCVHRDDMAVIYKSVMAADLVLFASPVIMGFVSALLKRANERFIPLIHPYLALVEGECHHRGRYDRYPGIGLLLQRGTDTDDEDIAIITDIYRREAINFRTSFRCAFTTDRPVSEVTHAIADL, encoded by the coding sequence ATGAATATAGTTATCCTTAACGGCAACCCCGACCCGAAGCGCAAGGACCTTGACCGCTACATTGCGTCGCTGGGGTCAGGGCTTACCGCCAGGGGCCATTCATTCCAGGCCTACCTGCTCAGGGAGCTGGACATCCGCTACTGCATCGGGTGCTGGACCTGCTGGGTCACAACGCCGGGGCTCTGCGTGCACAGGGACGACATGGCCGTGATATATAAAAGCGTCATGGCGGCGGACCTGGTCCTGTTCGCGTCGCCGGTCATCATGGGATTCGTGAGCGCCCTGCTCAAGCGCGCCAACGAACGGTTCATCCCCCTTATCCATCCTTACCTCGCCCTGGTCGAGGGGGAATGCCACCACAGGGGACGATACGACCGCTATCCCGGCATCGGCCTTCTCCTGCAAAGGGGGACCGACACCGACGACGAAGACATTGCCATCATTACCGATATATACCGCCGTGAGGCCATCAACTTCAGGACATCCTTCCGATGCGCCTTCACGACGGACCGGCCCGTTTCGGAGGTGACTCATGCGATTGCTGATCTGTAA
- a CDS encoding DUF1207 domain-containing protein has product MKPRDGIHRACLIFFICCSLPVLPCLAFAANDAPGPAVEKEPGGRQLWDGANNETPESGTPKETDPGKPEDAAKRGTGLFPGSRLFPASIADPRRAAFSGGLRYHDDAFNRFRTRYGSDSHVLGSDRMFGAVSLGARLPLYRWDVKKGYLQAEIEGCVWAIFAFKKPRGWLREGSTLLNADYSMAFITSYSYNSLALQLRFWHLSSHLGDEFMQLYPEIWRKNVSNEGIDLFVSYAIIRQVRLFAGLGCVYHSFSGAKFDPFYVEYGAEFRPFGAVGVAKNVNFQPFIAAHLKNWQNNHFAINGNYSIGIEFEATRESFTPKMQLFFTFSHGPSQEGQFYHFSTTYYSLTLTFQLI; this is encoded by the coding sequence ATGAAACCGCGGGATGGAATACATCGAGCCTGCCTGATTTTCTTCATCTGTTGCAGTCTCCCGGTTCTCCCATGCCTGGCATTCGCCGCGAACGACGCCCCCGGTCCCGCGGTCGAGAAGGAACCCGGCGGCCGTCAGCTCTGGGACGGCGCGAACAACGAGACGCCCGAAAGCGGCACACCCAAAGAAACGGATCCCGGCAAGCCTGAAGACGCGGCCAAACGCGGCACCGGGCTCTTCCCCGGATCGCGGCTCTTTCCCGCATCCATCGCCGATCCGCGCCGGGCGGCCTTCTCCGGCGGCCTCCGCTACCATGACGACGCCTTCAACCGCTTTCGCACGCGCTATGGCTCCGACAGCCATGTCCTCGGATCGGACAGGATGTTCGGCGCCGTGTCCCTGGGCGCGCGCCTCCCTCTCTACCGGTGGGACGTGAAGAAGGGTTATCTCCAGGCCGAAATCGAAGGGTGCGTGTGGGCGATCTTCGCCTTCAAGAAGCCGCGGGGCTGGCTCCGCGAGGGCTCGACCCTGCTCAACGCGGATTACTCCATGGCATTCATCACATCCTACTCGTACAACAGCCTGGCGCTGCAGCTCCGCTTCTGGCACCTGTCGTCCCACCTCGGGGACGAATTCATGCAGCTTTACCCGGAGATCTGGCGCAAGAACGTCAGCAACGAGGGGATCGATCTGTTCGTGTCCTACGCGATCATCAGGCAGGTGAGGCTTTTCGCCGGCCTCGGGTGCGTTTATCACTCCTTCAGTGGGGCGAAGTTCGATCCCTTCTACGTGGAATACGGCGCGGAGTTCAGGCCCTTCGGCGCCGTTGGCGTCGCGAAGAACGTCAATTTCCAACCCTTCATAGCGGCCCATCTGAAAAACTGGCAGAACAACCACTTCGCCATAAACGGGAATTATTCCATCGGGATAGAATTCGAAGCCACCCGGGAGAGCTTCACGCCGAAGATGCAGCTCTTTTTCACCTTCAGCCACGGGCCCTCACAGGAGGGGCAGTTCTATCATTTCTCGACCACCTATTACAGCCTGACCCTCACCTTCCAGCTGATATGA
- a CDS encoding acetyl-CoA decarbonylase/synthase complex subunit gamma has translation MGMTGIEIYKLLPQTNCGDCGVPTCLAFAMKLAAGQAELAKCPHVSEASKAKLDSASAPPVMTAAIGPFKTGGETVLFRHEKTFVSPTGIAVLVSDTMADADVDRRLKSYIELRYERVGVQLAADLVAIKSEKGDAASFEKLAQKVAGAVDAGLILMSENADILGAALKHVAAKKPLLYAATKANADAMGKLALDNKCPVAVKGANIDEVIELTQKLSAMGLKEIIIDSGARTLKKAFEDQVVIRRAAVKGAFRPLGYPTITFPCEMAKDYREETLIASALIAKYAGIVVLSELRGEGLFPLLVERMNIFTDPQRPMATEQGIYPINNPDENSPVMITTNFSLTYFIVSGEIEGSRVPAWLLVMDCEGLSVLTAWAAGKFVADAIGSYVKKSGIADKVKHRSLVIPGYSASISGELEEELADWKITIGPREAAHIPAFLKQYQA, from the coding sequence ATGGGAATGACCGGAATTGAAATCTATAAACTGCTGCCCCAGACCAACTGCGGGGACTGCGGGGTGCCGACGTGCCTCGCCTTCGCTATGAAGCTCGCGGCTGGACAGGCGGAGCTGGCCAAGTGTCCCCACGTATCCGAGGCTTCGAAGGCGAAGCTCGATTCGGCGTCGGCGCCGCCGGTCATGACCGCCGCCATCGGCCCCTTCAAGACGGGGGGCGAGACGGTCCTCTTCCGCCATGAAAAGACCTTCGTGAGCCCCACGGGCATCGCGGTCCTGGTCAGCGATACCATGGCCGACGCCGATGTGGACCGGCGCCTGAAATCCTATATCGAGCTCCGATACGAGCGGGTCGGGGTCCAGCTCGCGGCCGACCTGGTTGCCATAAAATCCGAGAAGGGCGACGCAGCCTCCTTCGAGAAGCTGGCGCAGAAGGTTGCCGGCGCGGTGGACGCGGGTCTCATCCTCATGAGCGAGAACGCCGACATCCTCGGCGCAGCCCTGAAGCACGTGGCCGCGAAAAAGCCCCTCCTCTACGCCGCCACGAAGGCCAACGCCGACGCGATGGGCAAGCTCGCCCTGGACAACAAGTGCCCGGTCGCGGTCAAGGGCGCGAACATCGACGAGGTCATCGAGCTCACGCAGAAGCTCTCAGCCATGGGCCTGAAGGAAATCATCATCGATTCCGGGGCCCGCACTTTGAAAAAAGCCTTCGAGGACCAGGTCGTGATCCGGCGCGCCGCGGTCAAGGGCGCCTTTCGGCCCCTGGGTTATCCCACCATTACCTTCCCCTGCGAGATGGCGAAGGACTACCGCGAGGAGACGCTGATCGCGTCTGCCCTTATCGCCAAGTACGCGGGCATCGTGGTGCTCTCGGAGCTGCGCGGCGAGGGGCTCTTCCCCCTCCTGGTGGAGCGGATGAACATCTTCACCGATCCCCAGCGCCCCATGGCCACGGAGCAGGGCATCTACCCGATCAACAACCCGGATGAGAACTCCCCGGTGATGATCACCACGAATTTCTCCCTCACCTATTTTATCGTCTCCGGCGAGATCGAGGGAAGCCGGGTACCGGCGTGGCTCCTGGTCATGGACTGCGAGGGCCTGAGCGTCCTCACCGCCTGGGCCGCTGGCAAGTTCGTGGCGGACGCCATCGGCTCCTACGTCAAGAAAAGCGGCATCGCCGACAAGGTGAAGCACCGCTCCCTGGTCATCCCGGGTTATTCGGCCTCCATCAGCGGCGAGCTGGAAGAAGAGCTGGCAGACTGGAAGATCACCATCGGTCCCCGCGAGGCGGCCCATATTCCGGCCTTCCTGAAACAGTACCAGGCCTGA
- the cdhC gene encoding CO dehydrogenase/CO-methylating acetyl-CoA synthase complex subunit beta, giving the protein MSKIIASAAIRGAYSIIDRAEKEVKRAIDAYGPNREVAFPNTGYYLPVIYGIMGYKVQKLSDMEHVIKVSRNLLPPPVKENHHLPYLGPALDAGMATFFAEELIEAIKYIDNPSVYVPGEDPRDDNIWLGAADDVIMRKRGVEFVDGTAPGFAAMLGAPENAAAAAQIALELQQKNLYVFMSANTEGKTMSQQLIDQGVQIGWPTRLVPFGSDVTATVFSIGFATRAAMSFGGIDPGDYRKILIYNKDRVFAFGITFGFVNDEWYANGAGCINYGFPIITDTPTPQILPTGVCTYEHVVSNIPHDAIVARAIEVRGLKVTVSKVPVPVAYGPAFEGERVRGDDIYLEAGGGRTPAVELVVSADMNAVTDNKIEVVGPEITDVKPGSQLPMAIYVEVAGRQMQPDFEPILERQIHHLINYAQGIMHIGQRDIAWLRVSKQAVDKGFRMAHLGSILHAKLHQDFGKIFDKVQVTIYTDENEVKRILEKARSLYKQRDERIAGMTDEDTDPFYSCLLCQSFAPNHVCVVTPERTGLCGAYNWLDCKASFEINPTGPNQPVHKGAVLDARYGRWKGVDDFVAKASRGTVATVDAYSIMRNPMTSCGCFECIAAILPICNGVMTVDRDTSSMTPSGMKFTTLAGMVGGGNITPGFVGHSKYYITSRKFLHAEGGIKRLVWMPKSLKEEIRERFNERAAEIGMPDLLDRIADETVGTTEEAIINFLTEKQHPALTMEPLF; this is encoded by the coding sequence GTGTCCAAGATAATAGCATCAGCGGCGATACGGGGCGCCTATTCCATAATTGACCGCGCCGAGAAAGAAGTGAAGCGCGCCATCGACGCCTACGGCCCCAACAGGGAAGTCGCCTTCCCCAACACGGGGTACTATCTGCCCGTCATATACGGCATCATGGGATACAAGGTACAGAAGCTTTCGGACATGGAGCACGTGATCAAGGTGAGCAGGAACCTGCTCCCGCCTCCGGTGAAGGAGAACCATCACCTTCCCTACCTGGGACCGGCCCTTGACGCGGGCATGGCGACTTTTTTCGCGGAGGAGCTCATCGAGGCGATCAAGTACATCGACAACCCGTCGGTGTACGTGCCCGGCGAGGACCCCCGGGACGACAATATCTGGCTCGGCGCCGCCGACGACGTCATCATGCGGAAGCGCGGCGTGGAGTTCGTCGACGGAACGGCCCCGGGCTTCGCTGCCATGCTGGGAGCGCCGGAGAACGCGGCCGCTGCCGCGCAGATCGCCCTGGAGCTCCAGCAGAAGAACCTGTACGTGTTCATGAGCGCCAACACAGAGGGAAAGACCATGTCGCAGCAGCTCATCGACCAGGGCGTGCAGATCGGCTGGCCCACCAGGCTCGTGCCCTTCGGATCGGACGTGACCGCCACGGTCTTCTCCATCGGCTTTGCCACCAGGGCGGCCATGTCCTTCGGCGGCATCGATCCCGGCGACTACCGGAAGATACTCATATACAACAAGGACCGCGTCTTCGCCTTCGGCATCACTTTCGGCTTCGTGAACGACGAGTGGTACGCCAACGGAGCCGGCTGCATCAACTACGGCTTTCCCATCATCACCGATACGCCGACGCCGCAGATCCTCCCCACGGGGGTGTGCACCTACGAGCACGTGGTCTCCAACATCCCCCACGACGCCATCGTGGCCCGCGCCATCGAGGTGCGGGGACTCAAGGTCACCGTGAGCAAGGTTCCGGTCCCCGTGGCCTACGGTCCCGCCTTCGAGGGTGAGCGGGTACGCGGCGATGATATCTACCTTGAGGCGGGAGGCGGCCGTACCCCGGCCGTGGAGCTCGTGGTCTCGGCTGACATGAACGCCGTCACCGACAACAAGATCGAGGTCGTGGGACCGGAGATCACCGATGTAAAGCCGGGAAGCCAGCTTCCCATGGCCATCTACGTGGAAGTGGCGGGCCGCCAGATGCAGCCCGATTTCGAGCCGATTCTGGAGCGGCAGATCCACCACCTGATCAACTACGCCCAGGGCATCATGCACATCGGCCAGCGCGACATCGCCTGGCTCCGCGTGAGCAAGCAGGCCGTGGACAAGGGATTCCGCATGGCCCACCTGGGGAGCATCCTCCACGCGAAGCTGCACCAGGACTTCGGCAAGATCTTCGATAAGGTGCAGGTGACCATTTATACCGACGAGAACGAGGTCAAGAGAATCCTGGAAAAGGCCCGCTCCCTGTACAAGCAGCGGGACGAGCGGATCGCCGGCATGACCGACGAGGACACGGACCCCTTCTACTCCTGCCTCCTCTGCCAGTCCTTCGCGCCGAACCACGTGTGCGTGGTGACGCCGGAGCGGACCGGGCTCTGCGGCGCCTACAACTGGCTCGACTGCAAGGCCTCCTTCGAGATCAATCCCACAGGCCCGAACCAGCCGGTGCACAAGGGCGCCGTCCTTGATGCGCGCTACGGCCGGTGGAAGGGCGTGGACGACTTCGTGGCCAAGGCCTCCCGGGGAACGGTCGCCACCGTGGACGCCTACAGCATCATGCGAAACCCGATGACCTCCTGCGGATGCTTCGAGTGCATCGCTGCGATCCTCCCCATCTGCAACGGCGTCATGACCGTCGACCGGGATACGTCATCAATGACGCCGTCCGGGATGAAGTTCACCACCCTGGCCGGCATGGTCGGGGGCGGCAACATCACGCCAGGTTTCGTGGGTCACAGCAAGTACTATATCACGAGCAGAAAGTTCCTCCACGCCGAGGGCGGCATCAAGCGCCTGGTGTGGATGCCTAAATCATTGAAGGAAGAGATCAGGGAGCGTTTCAACGAGCGCGCGGCCGAGATCGGCATGCCGGACCTGCTGGACCGGATCGCGGACGAGACAGTGGGAACCACCGAGGAGGCGATCATCAACTTCCTCACGGAGAAGCAGCACCCGGCCCTGACGATGGAGCCGCTGTTTTAG